From a region of the Mycobacterium sp. SMC-8 genome:
- a CDS encoding BMC domain-containing protein has translation MAELRSFIFIDRLQPQTMSYLGTWIKGALPRAGVAAQIIEVAPGLDIEGVTDVALKHAEVQAGVLVVERQFGYLEFHGDTANVEAAADAALAELGRDAASATPPQILASRIISSIDQQHAFLINRNKIGSMVLAGETLYVLEVSPASYAILATNEAEKAADVKVVDFRMIGATGRVYLSGSESDVRQAAAAAEEALARSVR, from the coding sequence GTGGCTGAACTGCGTTCGTTCATCTTCATCGACCGGCTTCAGCCGCAGACGATGTCGTATCTGGGCACCTGGATCAAGGGTGCGCTGCCGCGCGCCGGTGTCGCCGCGCAGATCATCGAGGTGGCGCCGGGCCTGGACATCGAGGGCGTCACCGACGTCGCCCTCAAGCACGCCGAGGTGCAGGCCGGGGTGCTGGTGGTGGAGCGGCAGTTCGGCTACCTGGAGTTCCACGGTGACACCGCCAACGTCGAAGCCGCCGCCGACGCCGCACTGGCCGAGCTGGGACGCGATGCCGCCTCCGCGACGCCGCCACAGATCCTGGCCTCCCGGATCATCTCCAGCATCGACCAGCAGCACGCATTCCTGATCAACCGCAACAAGATCGGGTCGATGGTGCTGGCCGGCGAGACTCTCTACGTGCTGGAAGTGTCCCCCGCGTCATACGCGATCCTGGCCACCAACGAGGCCGAGAAGGCCGCCGACGTGAAGGTCGTGGACTTCCGGATGATCGGCGCGACCGGCCGGGTGTACCTGTCGGGCAGCGAATCCGACGTCCGCCAGGCCGCGGCCGCGGCCGAAGAGGCCCTCGCGCGGAGTGTGCGGTGA
- a CDS encoding EutN/CcmL family microcompartment protein: MISGTVIGQVWSTRRIDGIPAGAFLEVEVDGSGSRLIAFDVLGSGVGEHVLVTQGSVAASWFTGTPPPVDALIIGSIDPTG, from the coding sequence ATGATCAGTGGCACGGTCATCGGGCAGGTCTGGTCGACCCGCCGCATCGACGGCATCCCCGCCGGCGCTTTCCTGGAAGTCGAGGTCGACGGCTCCGGGTCGCGGCTGATCGCGTTCGACGTGCTCGGCAGCGGAGTCGGCGAGCACGTGCTGGTCACCCAGGGCTCGGTGGCGGCGAGTTGGTTCACCGGCACCCCGCCTCCGGTCGACGCACTGATCATCGGCTCCATCGATCCCACCGGCTAG
- a CDS encoding BMC domain-containing protein, translating to MASNAIGMIETKGYVAALAAADAMVKAANVTITDRQQVGDGLVAVIVTGEVGAVKAATEAGAESASQVGELVSVHVIPRPHSELGAHFSVAAQ from the coding sequence ATGGCCAGCAACGCGATCGGAATGATCGAGACCAAGGGTTACGTCGCCGCACTCGCGGCTGCCGACGCGATGGTCAAGGCGGCCAACGTGACGATCACCGACCGCCAGCAGGTCGGCGACGGCCTGGTGGCCGTCATCGTCACCGGAGAGGTCGGCGCCGTCAAGGCGGCCACCGAGGCCGGCGCCGAATCCGCCTCGCAGGTTGGCGAACTCGTCAGCGTGCACGTGATCCCGCGCCCGCACAGCGAACTGGGTGCGCACTTCTCCGTCGCCGCGCAGTAG
- a CDS encoding microcompartment protein has protein sequence MVVTDAPTRTDIRVYLLVEDLQQQFAAYLGTPTRARGYPPYAGEHALIVEVSPALAIERVIDLALREVPGIQPGILYVERQFGVLEIHSSDLDDVRRAGEAILTGTQSSATDQLRPRVLYHDVIEDITDQHAVILNRNRQASMVLPGQSLLVYEMTPALFAAVAANEAERAAPGLTLVDVQMIGAAGRLYISGSTKDVVVARDRITEVLGGIEGRDH, from the coding sequence ATGGTCGTAACGGACGCACCGACGCGGACCGACATCCGCGTCTACCTCCTCGTCGAGGATCTGCAGCAGCAGTTCGCCGCCTACCTCGGCACCCCGACCCGAGCGCGCGGCTACCCGCCGTACGCCGGTGAGCACGCGCTCATCGTCGAGGTGTCGCCGGCGCTGGCGATCGAGCGGGTCATCGACCTCGCGCTGCGGGAGGTGCCCGGCATCCAACCCGGAATCCTGTACGTGGAACGACAGTTCGGCGTGCTGGAGATCCATTCGAGCGACCTCGACGACGTGCGGCGTGCCGGTGAGGCCATCCTGACCGGGACCCAGAGCTCGGCCACCGATCAGCTCCGTCCGCGGGTGCTCTACCACGACGTCATCGAGGACATCACCGATCAGCACGCGGTGATCCTCAACCGCAACCGGCAGGCGTCGATGGTGCTGCCCGGCCAGTCTCTGCTGGTGTACGAGATGACACCGGCGCTGTTCGCGGCGGTTGCGGCCAACGAGGCGGAGCGGGCCGCGCCCGGTCTGACGCTGGTCGACGTGCAGATGATCGGTGCGGCAGGCAGGCTCTACATCAGTGGCAGCACCAAGGATGTCGTCGTGGCGCGCGACCGCATCACCGAGGTGCTGGGAGGGATCGAAGGGCGTGACCATTGA
- a CDS encoding phosphotransferase enzyme family protein, whose amino-acid sequence MSSDFTDDQAVAEKALEAFDLPAGSALRLLNLSENATYAVEEPGSGHRSILRVHRQDYHRVDQIESELMWLDALHRDSDVTVPKVIPARDGRRVVAVEHEGTERHVVHFEMVPGAEPDENTVSSTDFYTLGCITAALHYHARRWQRPAGFSRFSWDWEHSLGGTPRWGRWRDAIGVGDHEAEVLSRAETLLHRRLTEYGSGPDTFGLVHADLRLANLLVDGETITVIDFDDCGFGWYFYDFGTAVSFFEDHPSVPEWQHAWVNGYRSRGTMSEADEDMLASFILLRRLLLLAWMGTHSHSKESQAISVTYAAGSCKLAEQYLTSDGHRLF is encoded by the coding sequence TTGAGCTCAGACTTCACTGACGACCAGGCCGTCGCCGAGAAGGCTCTGGAGGCGTTCGACCTGCCTGCGGGCTCGGCGCTGCGGCTGCTCAACCTGTCCGAGAACGCGACCTACGCGGTCGAGGAGCCCGGCAGCGGGCACCGGTCCATCCTGCGGGTGCACCGGCAGGACTACCACCGCGTCGACCAGATCGAGTCGGAGCTGATGTGGCTGGACGCGCTGCACCGTGACAGCGACGTCACCGTGCCGAAGGTGATCCCGGCCCGGGACGGACGCCGCGTGGTGGCTGTCGAGCACGAGGGCACCGAACGGCACGTCGTCCATTTCGAGATGGTGCCGGGTGCCGAACCGGACGAGAACACCGTGAGTTCCACCGACTTTTACACCCTCGGCTGCATCACCGCCGCGCTTCACTACCATGCCCGCCGCTGGCAGCGACCGGCCGGGTTCAGCCGATTCTCCTGGGACTGGGAACACAGTCTCGGCGGGACGCCCCGCTGGGGACGCTGGCGTGACGCGATCGGCGTCGGGGACCACGAGGCCGAGGTGCTGAGCCGGGCCGAGACGCTGTTGCACCGCCGGCTCACCGAATACGGCAGCGGGCCCGACACGTTCGGTTTGGTGCATGCCGACCTGAGGTTGGCCAACCTGCTGGTCGACGGTGAGACGATCACCGTGATCGACTTCGACGACTGCGGATTCGGTTGGTATTTCTATGATTTCGGCACAGCCGTGTCGTTCTTCGAGGACCATCCGTCCGTTCCCGAATGGCAGCACGCCTGGGTCAACGGGTACCGCAGCCGCGGGACGATGAGCGAGGCCGACGAGGACATGCTGGCGTCGTTCATCCTGCTGCGACGCCTGTTGTTGCTGGCCTGGATGGGCACCCACAGCCACTCCAAGGAGTCCCAGGCCATCTCCGTGACCTACGCCGCGGGCAGCTGCAAGCTCGCTGAGCAGTACCTGACCTCTGACGGTCACCGGCTTTTCTGA
- the fabG gene encoding 3-oxoacyl-ACP reductase FabG, whose product MFNSLQGRSAIVTGGSKGIGRGIAETFAKAGVNVVITGRTQADIDSSVADLTGLAGTVTGVAADVTSPEDCRRVVAAAVERNGGLDIVCANAGIFPSGRLQDLTPEDIEQVIGVNFKGTVYIVQAALDALTASGHGRVIITSSITGPVTGFPGWSHYGASKAAQLGFLRTAAIELAPKKITVNAVLPGNIITEGLIDMGQTYMDQMAASVPAGKLGEVADIGNAALFFATDEASYITGQSLVVDGGQILPESPEALADL is encoded by the coding sequence ATGTTCAATTCGCTGCAGGGCCGGTCGGCCATCGTCACCGGCGGAAGCAAGGGCATCGGGCGAGGCATCGCCGAGACATTCGCCAAGGCCGGCGTCAACGTCGTCATCACCGGGCGCACTCAGGCCGACATCGACAGCTCCGTCGCCGACCTGACCGGGCTGGCCGGCACCGTGACCGGGGTGGCCGCCGACGTGACCAGCCCCGAGGACTGCCGCCGTGTCGTCGCGGCCGCGGTGGAACGCAACGGCGGCCTGGACATCGTGTGCGCCAACGCCGGAATCTTCCCGTCCGGCCGCCTGCAGGACCTCACCCCCGAGGACATCGAGCAGGTCATCGGCGTGAACTTCAAGGGGACCGTCTACATCGTGCAGGCGGCACTGGATGCGCTGACCGCCAGCGGCCACGGCCGGGTGATCATCACCTCGTCGATCACCGGCCCGGTCACCGGCTTCCCCGGCTGGTCCCATTACGGCGCGAGCAAGGCCGCGCAGCTGGGCTTCCTGCGCACCGCCGCGATCGAGCTGGCGCCCAAGAAGATCACCGTCAACGCGGTACTGCCGGGCAACATCATCACCGAGGGCCTGATCGACATGGGCCAGACCTACATGGACCAGATGGCCGCGTCGGTGCCGGCCGGCAAGCTCGGCGAGGTCGCCGACATCGGTAACGCCGCACTGTTCTTCGCCACCGACGAGGCCTCCTACATCACGGGGCAGTCGCTGGTGGTCGACGGTGGCCAGATTCTGCCCGAATCACCGGAGGCACTCGCCGACCTTTGA
- a CDS encoding GntR family transcriptional regulator, translating into MPTQTEDLRRRIVADINAGVPGTKLGSERELAERYRTSRSSLRQVLAALEEAGLVDRVIGRSGGIFISHAQVQRSLTDVVGVPAFLASQGYVAGTRVLSTKIAAPDAVTQQALGIGADDFVIEIQRLRLADGSPISLELAQFPAETFPGLLEQQLGGSLYEILESEYGLVTARADERIEAVNATPEEANLLGIKPKSALLLITRITYDQHDTPCEFSRDLFRGDRTRLAVTAQGHGVGGAPSVAAASVTLQSQAV; encoded by the coding sequence GTGCCGACCCAAACCGAAGATCTGCGGCGCCGGATCGTGGCTGACATCAACGCCGGGGTGCCGGGCACCAAGCTCGGCAGTGAGCGCGAGCTCGCCGAACGCTACCGCACCAGCCGCTCCAGCCTGCGCCAGGTGCTGGCCGCGCTGGAGGAGGCCGGTCTCGTCGACCGGGTGATCGGCCGCTCCGGCGGCATCTTCATCAGCCACGCGCAGGTACAGCGCAGCCTGACCGACGTCGTCGGCGTTCCGGCGTTCCTGGCCAGCCAAGGCTATGTCGCGGGCACCCGGGTGCTGTCGACGAAGATCGCCGCACCCGACGCCGTCACCCAGCAGGCACTGGGTATCGGCGCCGACGACTTCGTCATCGAGATTCAGCGGCTGCGACTGGCCGACGGTTCACCGATCTCGCTGGAGCTGGCCCAGTTTCCGGCCGAGACCTTCCCGGGTCTGCTGGAGCAGCAGCTCGGCGGCTCGCTCTACGAGATCCTGGAAAGCGAGTACGGACTGGTCACCGCACGCGCCGACGAGCGCATCGAGGCGGTCAACGCGACGCCCGAGGAAGCCAACCTGCTCGGCATCAAGCCGAAGTCGGCGCTGCTGCTGATCACCCGGATCACCTACGACCAGCACGACACCCCGTGCGAGTTCTCCCGGGACCTGTTCCGCGGGGACCGCACCCGGCTCGCGGTGACCGCACAGGGGCACGGCGTGGGGGGCGCACCGTCGGTGGCCGCCGCCTCGGTCACCCTGCAGAGTCAGGCGGTCTGA
- the gluQRS gene encoding tRNA glutamyl-Q(34) synthetase GluQRS, whose translation MTSTPGAGRFAPSPSADLHIGNLRTAVLACLFARSTGRRFLMRVEDLDDRTHTDIADRQLADLAAIGITWDGPATRQTEHAARYDAVVDSLKERGLLFECYCSRRDIAQAPRAPHAPEGAYPGTCRHLTDAEREHRRQQTGRPPALRLCTDVTSFTVHDVLHGDYTGLVDDFVVRRGDGVTAYNLAVVVDDAASGIDQVVRGDDLLASSPRQAYLARLLGHPEPVYAHVPLVLNADGARLAKRDGAVTLAEIGVDVALAQIADSLGYSARTVDGMLDEFDPQRLPRAPWVYRPG comes from the coding sequence GTGACCAGCACCCCCGGCGCAGGCAGGTTCGCGCCGAGCCCGTCGGCGGACCTGCACATCGGCAACCTCCGCACCGCCGTGCTGGCGTGCCTGTTCGCCCGGTCGACCGGGCGGCGGTTCCTGATGCGCGTCGAGGACCTCGACGACCGCACCCACACCGACATCGCCGACCGCCAGCTCGCCGACCTCGCCGCGATCGGCATCACCTGGGACGGACCGGCCACCCGACAGACCGAGCACGCCGCACGCTACGACGCCGTCGTCGACTCGCTGAAAGAGCGCGGACTGCTCTTCGAATGTTATTGCAGCAGAAGAGACATCGCGCAGGCCCCGCGCGCGCCGCACGCTCCCGAGGGCGCTTACCCCGGTACCTGCCGCCACCTCACCGATGCCGAACGTGAACACCGGCGGCAGCAGACCGGCCGACCACCCGCCCTGCGGCTGTGCACCGACGTCACGTCCTTCACCGTCCACGACGTGTTGCACGGTGACTACACCGGCCTGGTCGACGACTTCGTCGTGCGGCGCGGCGACGGGGTCACGGCCTACAACCTGGCCGTTGTCGTCGACGATGCGGCATCCGGGATCGACCAGGTGGTGCGCGGCGACGACCTGCTGGCGTCGTCACCGCGCCAGGCGTACCTGGCACGGCTGCTCGGCCACCCGGAACCGGTGTACGCCCACGTACCTCTGGTGCTCAACGCCGACGGGGCCCGGCTGGCCAAACGCGACGGCGCGGTGACGCTGGCCGAGATCGGCGTCGACGTCGCGCTCGCGCAGATCGCCGACTCCCTCGGATACTCGGCGCGCACCGTCGACGGCATGCTCGACGAGTTCGACCCGCAACGGTTGCCGCGCGCACCGTGGGTATACCGGCCGGGGTGA
- a CDS encoding ABC transporter permease subunit (The N-terminal region of this protein, as described by TIGR01726, is a three transmembrane segment that identifies a subfamily of ABC transporter permease subunits, which specificities that include histidine, arginine, glutamine, glutamate, L-cystine (sic), the opines (in Agrobacterium) octopine and nopaline, etc.) translates to MRSTQKLLLAALAAVAVLLAACGSSGSGNPVESSGVLRVGTEGVYAPFSYHDPVTGQLTGYDVDVARAVAEKLGVNVEFVETPWDSMFAALEAGRFDVVANQVTITPEREQKYDMSEPYSIGEGVIVTRADDDSITSLADLSGKRAAQSITSNWAQVARDAGAQIEAVEGLTQAMALLSQGRVDVVVNDSLSIYAYLAETNDTSVKIAATTGEKSEQGFAARKNSGLLPDLNRAIEELKADGTLAEISQKYLKTNASGGPDAPQAQPRSTLQLVLDNLWPLARAALTMTIPLTIISFAIGLVIALAVALARLSPNALLSNAARFYISVIRGTPLLVQLFIVFFALPEFGVRIDPFPAAVIAFSLNVGGYAAEIIRSAILSIPKGQWEAAETIGLNYVDTLRRIILPQATRVAVPPLSNTLISLVKDTSLASTILVTELLRQAQIIAAPTFEFFALYGTAAVYYWLICLVLSFGQARFEHRLERYVAK, encoded by the coding sequence ATGCGCTCCACACAGAAGCTGCTGCTGGCGGCGCTGGCCGCGGTCGCCGTGCTGCTGGCGGCGTGCGGCTCGTCCGGTTCCGGGAACCCGGTGGAATCCAGCGGCGTGCTGCGGGTCGGCACCGAAGGGGTGTACGCCCCGTTCAGCTATCACGATCCGGTCACCGGCCAGCTCACCGGCTACGACGTCGACGTCGCCCGCGCGGTCGCCGAGAAGCTGGGCGTGAACGTCGAATTCGTCGAGACGCCCTGGGATTCGATGTTCGCCGCGCTGGAGGCCGGCAGGTTCGACGTCGTCGCCAACCAGGTGACGATCACCCCGGAGCGTGAGCAGAAGTACGACATGTCCGAGCCGTACTCGATCGGCGAGGGTGTTATCGTCACCCGCGCCGACGACGACTCGATCACCTCGCTGGCCGACCTGTCAGGCAAGCGGGCCGCGCAGAGCATCACCAGCAACTGGGCCCAGGTGGCCCGCGATGCCGGCGCGCAGATCGAAGCGGTGGAGGGACTGACCCAGGCGATGGCCCTGCTCAGCCAGGGCCGGGTCGACGTGGTGGTCAACGACAGCCTGTCCATCTACGCCTATCTCGCCGAGACCAACGACACCTCGGTCAAGATCGCCGCCACCACGGGCGAGAAGAGCGAACAGGGGTTCGCCGCGCGCAAGAACAGCGGCCTGCTGCCGGACCTCAACCGCGCGATCGAGGAGCTCAAGGCCGACGGCACACTGGCCGAGATCTCCCAGAAGTACCTGAAAACCAATGCCTCCGGCGGTCCGGACGCACCCCAGGCGCAACCCCGCTCGACGCTGCAGCTCGTGCTGGACAACCTGTGGCCGCTGGCCAGGGCCGCGCTGACGATGACGATCCCGCTGACGATCATCAGCTTCGCCATCGGTCTGGTGATCGCGCTCGCGGTCGCGCTCGCCCGACTGTCCCCGAATGCACTGCTGTCCAACGCGGCCCGGTTCTACATCTCGGTGATCCGCGGAACGCCGCTGCTGGTGCAGCTGTTCATCGTGTTCTTCGCACTGCCCGAATTCGGCGTCCGCATCGACCCGTTCCCGGCGGCGGTGATCGCGTTCAGCCTCAATGTCGGCGGGTACGCGGCCGAGATCATCCGCTCGGCGATCCTGAGCATCCCGAAGGGCCAGTGGGAAGCGGCTGAGACGATCGGCCTGAACTATGTGGACACGCTGCGGCGGATCATCCTGCCGCAGGCCACCCGGGTCGCCGTGCCACCGCTGTCGAACACATTGATCTCGTTGGTCAAGGACACGTCCCTCGCCTCGACCATCCTGGTCACCGAACTGCTGCGCCAGGCACAGATCATCGCCGCCCCCACGTTCGAGTTCTTCGCGCTGTACGGCACGGCCGCGGTCTACTACTGGTTGATCTGCCTGGTGCTCTCGTTCGGGCAGGCGCGGTTCGAGCACCGACTGGAAAGGTACGTGGCGAAATGA
- a CDS encoding amino acid ABC transporter ATP-binding protein, giving the protein MTTENTIVARDVRKSFGALEVLKGVSFTVPRGTATAIIGPSGSGKTTLLRTLNALDVADSGVIRVGDTEIDFAEPAPRDQLRRYRAQSGFVFQSHNLFPHKTVLQNVTEGPIVAQKRPRDEVEAEAVELLDQVGLKDKRDQYPFQLSGGQQQRVGIARAVALKPKVVLFDEPTSALDPELVGEVLGVIKELAVEGWTLVVVTHEIQFARQVSNQVLFTDGGVILEQGPPAAVIGDPKEERTRQFLQRILNPL; this is encoded by the coding sequence ATGACGACCGAGAACACGATCGTCGCGCGGGACGTGCGGAAGTCCTTCGGCGCACTGGAAGTCCTCAAAGGGGTGTCGTTCACGGTGCCGCGCGGGACGGCCACCGCGATCATCGGCCCGTCCGGTTCGGGCAAGACCACGTTGCTGCGCACCCTCAACGCGCTCGACGTCGCCGACTCGGGGGTGATCAGGGTCGGCGACACCGAGATCGACTTCGCCGAGCCGGCGCCCCGGGACCAGCTGCGCCGTTACCGTGCGCAGAGCGGCTTCGTGTTCCAGTCGCACAACCTGTTCCCCCACAAGACCGTGCTGCAGAACGTCACCGAGGGCCCGATCGTCGCGCAGAAGCGGCCCCGCGACGAGGTCGAGGCCGAAGCCGTCGAACTGCTCGACCAGGTGGGGCTGAAGGATAAACGCGACCAGTACCCCTTCCAGCTGTCGGGCGGCCAGCAGCAGCGCGTCGGCATCGCCCGGGCGGTGGCCCTGAAGCCGAAGGTGGTGCTGTTCGACGAGCCGACGTCGGCGCTGGACCCCGAACTCGTCGGTGAAGTCCTCGGCGTCATCAAGGAGCTCGCGGTCGAGGGCTGGACGCTGGTGGTCGTGACCCACGAGATCCAGTTCGCGCGCCAGGTCTCCAATCAGGTGCTGTTCACCGACGGCGGCGTGATCCTGGAGCAGGGGCCGCCCGCGGCGGTGATCGGTGACCCGAAAGAGGAACGAACGCGGCAGTTCCTGCAGCGCATCCTGAACCCGCTGTGA
- a CDS encoding FAD-dependent oxidoreductase produces the protein MARHEADVVIVGAGLSGLIAARTVLGAGLTPLILEADTRVGGRILTEDLAGLPIDLGAQWIGDTHHRMFALAAELGVQTYPQYDDGETTYELAGTGVLRGNAFHDRFAGELAELEKVLRTLDELAAEVDPAAPWAAAHAAEWDAVTAGAWYDAQGLSPVARTLLEICTVGILAVPTVEVSFLHLLFTIQTCGVTSELFAESEGGAQTTRFVGGTAEIPKRLAAMLTAHLVLDAPVQLIEHGADHVTVHCRGGQVARGRRVIVAVSPMLAGRIMYDPPLSGYRDQLTQRMPNSSAMKAFFVYDEPFWRADGLNGQLISDVGPARMSNDTCIEGDDRGVILLFLEGEQARTHGHWSVEERRAALTAELVRHFGSRAARPDHYIDGEWADRQWTRGCYNANCGPLVWTTYGPALTAPIGAIHWASTDTATEWSAYMEGAVEAGERAAAEVIAALTE, from the coding sequence ATGGCACGCCATGAGGCCGACGTCGTCATCGTCGGGGCAGGGCTCTCCGGACTGATCGCCGCGCGCACCGTCCTGGGAGCAGGACTGACCCCGCTGATCCTGGAGGCCGACACCCGGGTCGGGGGCCGCATCCTCACCGAGGACCTGGCCGGGCTGCCGATCGACCTCGGGGCCCAGTGGATCGGCGACACGCACCATCGGATGTTCGCGCTCGCCGCGGAACTCGGAGTGCAGACCTATCCCCAGTACGACGACGGCGAGACGACCTACGAGCTGGCCGGCACAGGTGTGCTGCGCGGCAACGCGTTTCACGACCGGTTCGCCGGCGAGCTCGCCGAGCTGGAGAAGGTGCTGCGCACGCTCGACGAGCTGGCCGCCGAGGTGGACCCGGCCGCACCGTGGGCGGCTGCGCATGCGGCCGAGTGGGACGCCGTGACCGCGGGCGCCTGGTACGACGCGCAGGGTCTGTCCCCGGTGGCCCGCACCCTGCTGGAGATCTGCACCGTCGGGATCCTGGCCGTGCCGACCGTCGAGGTGTCGTTCCTGCATCTGCTCTTCACCATCCAGACGTGCGGGGTGACCTCGGAGCTGTTCGCCGAGTCCGAGGGCGGCGCGCAGACCACCCGGTTCGTCGGCGGCACCGCGGAGATCCCGAAGCGACTGGCGGCGATGCTGACCGCGCATCTGGTGCTCGACGCGCCGGTGCAGCTCATCGAGCACGGCGCCGACCACGTCACCGTGCACTGCCGCGGCGGACAGGTGGCGCGCGGCCGCCGGGTGATCGTCGCGGTGTCGCCGATGCTGGCCGGCCGGATCATGTACGACCCGCCGCTGTCGGGCTACCGCGACCAGTTGACCCAGCGGATGCCCAACTCGTCGGCGATGAAGGCGTTTTTCGTGTACGACGAGCCGTTCTGGCGCGCCGACGGGCTCAACGGCCAGCTCATCTCCGACGTCGGTCCGGCCCGGATGTCCAACGACACCTGCATCGAGGGAGACGACCGCGGGGTGATCCTGCTGTTCCTCGAAGGGGAGCAGGCCCGCACCCACGGGCACTGGTCAGTGGAGGAGCGACGCGCGGCACTGACCGCCGAACTGGTGCGCCATTTCGGTTCTCGCGCAGCCCGTCCCGACCATTACATCGACGGCGAGTGGGCGGACCGGCAGTGGACGCGCGGCTGCTACAACGCCAACTGCGGGCCCCTGGTGTGGACCACCTACGGACCGGCGCTGACCGCGCCCATCGGCGCGATCCACTGGGCTTCCACCGACACCGCCACCGAGTGGAGCGCGTACATGGAGGGCGCGGTCGAAGCAGGCGAACGCGCGGCCGCGGAGGTCATCGCGGCGCTGACGGAATAG
- a CDS encoding cytochrome P450: MTTAAEPQSLLLQMLAPDRRADPYPVYDQIRAHGPIQLPDNNLTVFSSYADCDEVLRHPDSASDRLKSTVAQRAIADGAEARPFGPPGFLFLDPPDHTRLRRLVSKAFVPKVVRALEPEIVALVDGLLGDADPTSAPFDAIAGLAYPLPVAVICRLLGVPLEDEPEFSAASALLAQSLDPFITVTGAAGDGFEERMRAGRWLRDYLRQLISRRRRDPGEDLMSGLIHVEESGDQLTEDEIVATCNLLLVAGHETTVNLIANAILALLRTDGQWAGLAADPGRAGAVIEETLRYDPPVQLVGRIAGDDMTIRGERSDEGNIAGDVTIPKGDNMLLLTAAAHRDPDFVERPDEFDPDRPVIRHLGFGKGPHFCIGAPLARLEATVALTALTSRFPDSALAEEPVYKPNVTLRGMSALSIALA; this comes from the coding sequence ATGACGACCGCCGCGGAGCCGCAGTCGCTGCTGCTGCAGATGCTCGCACCGGACCGCCGCGCCGACCCGTATCCCGTCTATGACCAGATCCGCGCGCACGGCCCGATACAGCTGCCGGACAACAACCTCACGGTGTTCTCGTCCTACGCCGACTGTGACGAGGTGTTGCGTCACCCGGATTCGGCGAGCGACCGGCTGAAGTCCACCGTCGCGCAGCGCGCCATCGCCGACGGCGCCGAGGCGCGGCCGTTCGGCCCGCCCGGGTTCCTGTTCCTCGACCCGCCCGACCACACCCGACTGCGCCGGCTGGTGAGCAAGGCGTTCGTGCCGAAGGTGGTCAGGGCACTCGAACCCGAAATCGTGGCCCTCGTCGACGGGTTGCTCGGCGACGCGGACCCGACCTCGGCCCCGTTCGACGCGATTGCCGGTCTGGCCTACCCGCTTCCGGTTGCAGTGATCTGCCGGCTGCTCGGCGTCCCGCTGGAGGACGAGCCGGAGTTCAGCGCGGCCTCGGCGCTGCTCGCGCAGTCGCTGGATCCGTTCATCACGGTGACCGGCGCGGCCGGTGACGGCTTCGAGGAACGCATGCGGGCGGGCCGCTGGCTGCGGGATTACCTGCGCCAGCTCATTTCCCGGCGGCGCCGTGACCCGGGCGAGGACCTGATGTCGGGGTTGATCCACGTCGAGGAGTCCGGAGATCAGCTGACCGAGGACGAGATCGTCGCCACCTGCAACCTGCTGCTGGTGGCCGGACACGAGACGACGGTCAACCTGATCGCCAACGCGATCCTGGCGCTGCTGCGTACCGACGGGCAGTGGGCGGGGTTGGCCGCCGATCCGGGACGCGCCGGTGCCGTCATCGAGGAGACGCTGCGCTACGACCCGCCGGTGCAGCTGGTGGGCCGGATCGCCGGAGACGACATGACGATTCGGGGCGAGCGAAGCGACGAGGGAAATATTGCAGGGGATGTCACGATCCCCAAGGGCGACAACATGTTGCTGTTGACCGCGGCCGCGCACCGCGACCCGGACTTCGTCGAGCGGCCCGACGAGTTCGATCCCGACCGGCCGGTGATCCGCCATCTCGGATTCGGCAAGGGCCCGCATTTCTGCATCGGCGCGCCGCTGGCCCGGTTGGAAGCCACCGTCGCCTTGACTGCGCTGACGTCGCGCTTCCCGGACTCGGCGCTGGCCGAGGAACCGGTCTACAAGCCGAACGTCACACTGCGGGGCATGTCCGCACTTTCGATCGCGTTGGCGTAG